Proteins co-encoded in one Theileria equi strain WA chromosome 3, complete sequence genomic window:
- a CDS encoding hypothetical protein (encoded by transcript BEWA_007460A), which yields MVGVVREMTKLPGGPSFRLLGPICLGIVAFPLALDSAKELYWTIRMKKLNMDEILSDRFTWLHHSIISDEIDRTLLKQSLTKLKDL from the exons ATGGTTGGGGTTGTCAGGG AAATGACAAAACTTCCGGGAGGACCTTCATTTCGCCTTTTAGGTCCTATTTGTCTTGGTATAGTAGCGTTTCCACTCGCTTTGGATTCTGCAAAA GAGCTGTATTGGACTATTaggatgaagaaactaaatatggatgaaattCTTTCTGATAGGTTCACTTGGTTACACCACTCCATTATT AGTGATGAGATTGATAGAACTCTTCTTAAGCAATCGTTGACGAAGTTGAAGGACTTGTAG
- a CDS encoding hypothetical protein (encoded by transcript BEWA_007480A), with protein MSYTQPKVKLRLCEHLRVQAPHLFTRASSTIMDPSLPMRHQFNQVPGIPNFPSDTPYTSSNQVAVPTPDQLYDNRNIDQSNTAQADQPLNVLWRGKLARNGKKLIDSMALHISGQCSNILNEKLDVINITHRSKWEDVSKNVPIAVFSLQALNASRMDSFTEYIDYFQSKDRIGVAPLGNDYNIYICAPGNPLFDKHAQESSVPILIGIAASTNAQDQNTQTQSNVRSQPENVGDWLNQLNTITAMLGTKK; from the exons ATGTCATACACACAACCAAAGGTTAAATTAAGGCTCTGTGAGCACCTGCGCGTCCAGGCTCCTCACCTGTTCACTCGCGCCTCTTCAACTATTATGGATCCTTCTTTACCTATGCGCCATCAATTCAATCAAGTGCCAGGAATTCCGAATTTTCCATCTGATACACCGTATACATCATCTAATCAGGTGGCAGTACCTACCCCTGATCAACTTTATGACAATCGCAACATTGATCAGTCGAATACTGCTCAGGCTGACCAACCACTG AATGTGTTATGGAGGGGAAAGTTGGCAAGAAACGGAAAAAAACTCATAGATTCGATGGCACTTCACATAAGTGGCCAGTGTTCAAATATCTTGAATGAGAAATTGGACGTTATAAATATAACTCACCGTTCAAAATGGGAAGATGTTTCTAAGAATGTGCCAATAGCAG TGTTTTCATTGCAAGCGCTGAATGCTTCCAGGATGGACTCTTTTACGGAGTACATAGATTATTTCCAATCTAAAGATAGG ATCGGTGTCGCTCCATTGGGAAATGATTataacatttatatatGCGCTCCGGGAAATCCTCTTTTCGACAAGCACGCCCAGGAATCTAGTGTACCAAT TTTGATTGGCATAGCTGCGTCTACTAATGCACAGGATCAGAACACACAAACACAGTCAAATGTTCGTTCACAACCAG AAAACGTTGGGGACTGGCTTAATCAGCTTAACACCATTACGGCGATGCTAGGAAccaaaaaataa
- a CDS encoding hypothetical protein (encoded by transcript BEWA_007470A): MSNTIDYSHMDNSTYKENVYTPSEDTFFFVDILKEDIPRILALEPLFVLEVGSGSGYISTYLLKLFESHLSNGSNVPLALESEIVRTDHSEAIQHLPFLVAVDINNRANESTMDMFKLNSVSSYSDVVCIDLLGESTVNRFFDLVLFNPPYVPCEYGLSGSQNLIDCAWNGGINGAEVIVSFIESVGSYLSENGVVYLLVEKRNKIDTIIRIVEDNGFKANLIGTRKIIGETLSMIRFSRSDEYNANT; the protein is encoded by the exons ATGTCAAATACCATTGATTATAGTCATATGGATAATTCCACATACAAAGAAAATGTCTATACACCTAGTGAGGATACGTTCTTTTTCGTTGATATCCTAAAGGAGGATATTCCCAGGATACTGGCATTAGAGCCTTTATTTGTTTTAGAAGTTGG CTCTGGAAGTGGATACATTTCGACCTATCTCCTAAAACTTTTTGAATCACATCTATCGAATGGATCCAACGTACCATTAGCATTAGAATCAGAGATAGTTAGAACAGATCATTCAGAGGCAATACAACATTTGCCGTTTTTAGTGGCAGTAGACATTAATAACCGTGCAAATGAAAGCACAATGGACATGTTTAAGCTCAATTCTGTTTCGAGTTATTCGGACGTCGTTTGCATTGATTTGCTAGGTGAATCAACCGTCAACCGTTTTTTTGACCTAGTACTTTTTAATCCACCATATGTTCCTTGTGAATACGGATTAAGTGGTTCTCAAAATCTGATCGATTGTGCTTGGAACGGTGGGATCAACGGAGCTGAGGTTATTGTCAGTTTTATAGAATCCGTTGGTAGTTATCTATCAGAAAACGGAGTAGTATACTTATTGGTAGAGAAGAGAAACAAGATCGACACGATAATACGCATCGTAGAGGATAATGGTTTTAAGGCGAATCTCATAGGCACACGAAAAATTATCGGTGAAACACTCTCAATGATAAGGTTTTCTAGGAGTGATGAATACAATGCTAATACTTGA
- a CDS encoding hypothetical protein (encoded by transcript BEWA_007490A), translating to MTMTARKVMYSVGISNKFSAFEDGSDTEQVTFTNKDAKAKVPTSNTVLLNKSQKPANKPSKKEYEDKHIGTDSNDMRSHQIRTTILTEEQLRDTRAMSPKRGNMNRDSKHKSGSQRVFDRKSGTGRGKEMKKHGEGGHNWGGVTDVTKAIKENRYVSIDGAQEIPIEDHAQKIEMIDYLSYKQQQLSKRSKLPSPSRDQTSIPTDQEFRNSGYVKYIKKEPDNHISHKDRNIKVCSSLIDNINSKVNSGIDGRIHQSVRSNHLISFIERKSTSRRSKSKLHEQVNEYKYY from the exons atgACAATGACGGCCAGAAAAGTTATGTATTCCGTTGGTATTTCCAATAAGTTTTCTGCCTTTGAAGATGGTTCTGACACTGAACAAGTGACCTTCACCAACAAAGATGCTAAAGCAAAAGTTCCAACTTCAAACACAGTCTTGTTAA ACAAGTCGCAAAAACCTGCGAACAAACCAAGCAAAAAGGAATATGAGGACAAACACATCGGTACAGACTCTAACGACATGAGAAGTCATCAAATAAGAACTACAATTTTGACTGAAGAACAATTACGCGATACTCGAGCAATGTCTCCTAAGAGGGGGAACATGAATCGGGATTCAAAACACAAATCAGGTTCTCAAAGAGTTTTCGACCGAAAAAGTGGAACTGGAAGAGGTAAAGAAATGAAAAAACACGGTGAAGGTGGGCACAATTGGGGTGGTGTTACAGACGTTACAAAAGCAATAAAAGAAAATAGATATGTTTCCATCGATGGAGCACAAGAAATCCCAATAGAAGATCATGCTCAGAAAATTGAAATGATTGATTACTTGTCATACAAACAACAACAATTGTCCAAGCGTTCCAAACTACCTTCACCCTCTCGTGATCAAACAAGCATTCCCACCGATCAAGAATTTAGAAATAGTGGATATGTCAAGTATATTAAAAAGGAACCAGATAACCATATTTCTCACAAGGATAGAAATATAAAGGTTTGTTCTTCATTAATAGATAACATAAACTCTAAGGTAAACAGTGGTATAGATGGCAGGATCCATCAAAGTGTTCGCTCTAACCACCTGATATCCTTCATCGAACGCAAATCAACATCTAGAAGAAGCAAGAGCAAGCTACATGAACAGGTAAATGAATACAAGTATTATTAA
- a CDS encoding hypothetical protein (encoded by transcript BEWA_007450A): MNWRQLGYIFCLTSSFNCVLFQVLFAYFTYETDSVELSPEKIPNARFACLTCSLLHLVVLLISFGYLKGFLRYNPIVHILRILNVAPRHGPTSGLSRYRRLTDMDNFISDNPTQSLGESRVNGRFDSSKTDIIGFTDTRKKPTLEMIDLN; encoded by the coding sequence ATGAATTGGAGACAGTTAGGATATATCTTCTGTTTAACAAGCAGTTTCAACTGCGTGTTATTTCAAGTTTTGTTTGCATATTTCACTTACGAAACGGACAGTGTAGAGCTATCGCCAGAAAAGATTCCCAACGCCAGGTTCGCATGTTTGACTTGTTCTTTACTGCATCTCGTCGTACTTTTGATATCTTTTGGCTATTTAAAAGGTTTTCTTCGATACAATCCCATTGTCCATATTTTAAGAATTCTCAACGTAGCTCCAAGACATGGTCCAACTTCTGGGTTATCAAGATATCGAAGGTTGACTGATATGGATAACTTCATTTCAGATAATCCAACACAGAGTTTAGGTGAGAGTCGTGTCAATGGTAGGTTTGATAGTAGTAAAACCGATATTATCGGTTTTACTGATACCCGCAAGAAACCTACACTAGAAATGATCGATTTGAATTAA